GCTCTTTTTCCACTTCACTTCTGTCGTGTCCAACGTTCCATCCATACAAGCCAGCATAATCTCTACCAGATCGCTTTCCAGCAAAGGCAATACCACCTGCGTCTCCGGATCGCCAAAACGCGCATTAAATTCGACTACCCGAGGGCCTTTCTCAGTGATCATCAACCCAGCATACAGCACCCCTTTGTAAGGACAGCCTTCCGCTGCCATGGCTTTAACCATAGGCTGCAAAACAGTTTCCAGAGTCTGCTTTAAAATAGACTCCGTAGCCACCGGAGCCGGAGCATACGCGCCCATGCCACCGGTATTGGGCCCTTGATCGCCGTCAAAAATGCGTTTATGGTCTTGGGCTGCCACCATAGGCACTACTGTCTTGCCATCGGCAAAAGCCAACAGGGACGCTTCTTCCCCTTGCATGAACTCTTCCAGCACCACCCGGTTGCCAGCGCTGCCAAACCGCCCCTGGCAAAGCATGTCGTCAATGGCGGCAATCGCTTCTGCCTCGCTCATCGCAACTACTACGCCCTTGCCGGCGGCAAGGCCGTCGGCCTTGACCACGATGGGAGCGCCGTTTTTACGTACATACTCTTTCGCAGCTTCCGCTTCAGTAAAAACAGCAAAGTCCGCCGTCGGGATACCATATTTCGCCATAATTTCCTTGGCAAACTGTTTAGAGCCTTCCAAACGAGCCGCAGCTTGGGAAGGTCCAAAAGCGCGCAATCCTTTGGCGGCAAAAAAGTCCACAAGACCTGCCACAAGAGGCCCTTCCGGTCCAACCACTGTCAAATCAATGGCATTATCCATCGCAAACGCAGCCAACGCTTCCTGGTTTTCTACGTCCAGCTTTACGCATTGCGCCGCAGGCGCCATTCCTGGATTACCGGGTGCGCAGAAAATTGCAGAAACCCGTTTGCTTTGCGCCAGCTTCCAGACCAATGCATGCTCGCGGCCGCCGCCGCCAATCACTAAAATACGCACGACCCCACCTCTTTCTCTGTTTAATGCTTGAAGTGGCGCATGCCGGTAAAGACCATGGCAATGCCATGCTCGTCGGCCGCCTGAATGGATTCCTCATCTCGTACAGATCCGCCAGGCTGAATGATGGCGGTGATGCCAGATTTAGCCGCCGTATCAATGGTATCGCGGAAAGGGAAGAAAGCATCGGAAGACAAAACAGCTCCCTTAGCCGCTTCGCCAGCCTGTTCCAAAGCAATGGCCGCTGAACCAACACGATTCATCTGGCCGGCGCCAACGCCCAGCGTCTTATCATCCGCCGCTACAACAATGGCATTGGACTTCACGTGTTTTACCACCGTCCAAGCAAAGCGCAGTTGCTTCCATTCCGCTTCGGTCGGCTGACGCTTAGATACAACTTTCAGTTCGCTTTCCACGAGTTCTTGAGTATCTGTTTCCTGCAATAAAAGGCCGCCGGAAACTTTTTTAATATCCCATTCTTTACGCCCCTGCTTGGGCAGCGGAGCCGCCAAAAGACGGATATTCTTCTTCTGGGACAAAATATCGAGCGCTTCCTTGGTATAAGAAGGGGCAATCACCGCTTCCAAAAAGATAGAGCTCAGCTCACCGGCCGTTTCCGCATCCACTTCCCGGTTTAAACCGACAATACCGCCGAAAGCGGATACCGGATCAGCGCTATGCGCTTTGCGGTACGCATCGGCCAGAGTTTCCCCCATGCCGGTGCCGCAGGGATTGGTATGCTTGATAATAGCCGCTGCCGGCTGCGGAAAATCCGCCGCCACTGCATAAGCCGCTTCCAAATCCACCAGATTGTTAAAGGACAATTCTTTGCCGTGCAGCTGCTGTGCCGCTGCCAGGCCGCTTTTCGCGCCTCTTTCTTTGTAGAAAGCGGCCGCTTGATGCGGGTTCTCGCCGTAACGCAAGTCCTGCGCTTTTTCCCATACGCCATGCAAAGTCACAGGAAAAACGTCTTCGCCATCTAAACGCTGCGCTAAGTAGCGAGCAATGCAAGCATCGTATTCGCCTGTATGACTGTACGCTTCCTGCGAAAGACGCATCCGTGTTTTATCCGACACTTCGCCGCTTTGGCGCAGCTCTTCCACTACTGTTTGGTACCGCTCGGGGTTGACTACCACTGTTACATAGGCGAAATTTTTCGCCGCCGCACGAATCATAGCCGGTCCACCAATATCGATGTTCTCGATGGCTTCTTCCAAGGTTACCCCTTCTTTGGCAATGGTCTGGCGAAAGGGATACAAATTCACCGCCACCAAATCAATACCAGTGATGCCATGCTCTTTCATAGCCGCTACATGGGCTTCGTTGTCGCGAATAGCCAAAATACCCCCATGCACATACGGATTCAATGTTTTTACACGGCCGTCCATGATTTCCGGAAATCCCGTAATATCACTTACATAGGTTACAGGCAGCCCTGCTGCCCGCAACGTCTTCATCGTGCCGCCAGTAGAGACGATTTCTACGCCCATTTGGCAAAGCTCTTTGGCAAATTCCACTACGCCGCTTTTATCAGAAACGCTAATTAACGCGCGCCGAATTTTCATCATTTTTACCTCACTTTTCGCTTCGGATGTGAACCTGTCGTCCTTCAATCTCCAGCCGCTGTTCGCAAAACAACGCAATCGCCCGCGGATACAACCGGTGCTCCACATGAAGAATGCGATCCGCCAAAGTCTGGGTTGTATCCCCCAGTTCAACCGGCACAGCTTCCTGCAAGATGATTGGGCCGCTATCCATGCCTTCGTCTACAAAATGAACCGTACAACCTGCCACTTTAACTCCGTAACGGAGCGCCTGCCCTTGGGCGTCTAGGCCTGGAAACGCAGGCAATAATGAAGGATGGATGTTGACGATAGCTCCGGGAAAGCGCTGAATGAAGCAAGAACTCAAAATGCGCATAAAGCCAGCCAGTACTACCAGATCCACCTGATGCCGCTCTAGTTCGTCGGCCAGAGCAGTTTCATACGCAGTCCGATCAGCAAACGCTTTTCGCTCTAATACCACTGCCGGTATGCCCATACCGCGCACACGCAGCAATGCTTTAGCCTCCGGATTGTCACTGATGACAACCCCCACCTTAGCCAAAGGCAACCGGCCAGCATGGATGGCATCCAAAATAGCCTGCAGGTTGCTGCCGCGTCCGGAAACAAGTACGCCCAACGCCTTTTTAGCGGTCATGGTCGAACTCGCCTCCTTTGAGAGTCACTTCACCGTTGCCAGCTACGACAGAACCAATGCGATAGCAAGCTTCACCGCGCTGCGCCAAATCGTCTATCACTGCTTGCGCCTGGTCCTGTGGTACTACCAAAAGCATACCGATACCCATATTGAAAGTCCGGTACATTTCCGGCCAAGCCACATTACCCCATTCTTGAAGAAGCGAAAAAATAGCTGGGCGCGGCCAAGCGTCAATATCTACTTCCACCGCAGTGCCTTCAGGCAACACGCGGGGAATGTTGTCGTAAAAACCACCGCCAGTGATATGCACCAAGCCGCGCAAGTCGAAACGGCCGAACAAAGGCAGACACGCCTTAGGATATAAACGAGTAGGTTCCAAAAGCTCCTCTCCCAACGGTCGTCCCAATTCCGGCACTACTGTATTCAGATCCAGCTTTTGCACATCCAAACAAATTTTACGCACCAACGAATACCCATTGGAATGAACACCGCTCGAGGGCAAGCCCAACAGCACATCGCCGGCCTGAATAGTTTCACCGGTAATGATCTCTTCTTTTTCCACTACACCGACAGCAAAGCCGCCGATATCATATTCGCCTTCACCATAAAAACCGGCCATTTCCGCAGTTTCACCGCCAATAAGGGCGCAACCGGACTCTTTGCAGGCCCTGGCAATGCCGCCGACAATATCCGCCACTTGGGTGGGGCTGACCTTAGCTACCGCTAGATAGTCGAGAAAAAAGAGCGGTTCCGCCCCTTGCACCAAAATGTCATTTACACACATGGCAACCGCATCCTGGCCGATGGTATCATGCTTGTCCATCAGAAATGCCAGGCGCAGCTTAGTGCCGACGCCGTCGGTGCCCGAAACCAAAACAGGCTGCCGGTATTTTCCCGTATTTAAAGCGAAAAGACCGCCAAAACCGCCTATATCACCAAGCACTTCCGGCCGATAGGTGCTGCGCACATGCGCTTTCATCCGCTGCACCGCCTCATTACCGGCGTCAATATCTACGCCGGCGTCGCGATAGGTCAGGGACGGCGCGTTTTTCTTCATCTCAGACATGCACTCTTCCTCCATTAACGTCGCTTTTGCTCAAAAATAAATTTCTGGGTTGCAATTTCCGCTTCGCACTCGATCTCCGTGGGATAGTCATTATTAAAGCAAGCATAGCACATTTGGCTGGCATCCACATTAGCAACACAGCCTTGCAATCCTTCAATTGTCAAATAATGCAAAGAATCAGCGCCAATAAACTCGCGAATTTCCTCCACGCTTTTGCTGGCAGCAATCAGTTCCTTGCGAGCCGAAGTATCAATGCCGTAATAGCAAGGACAAGAAATTGGCGGTGAACTTACGCACATATGCACTTCTTTGGCGCCTGCTTCTTTAAGCATATGAACGATTTTGCCACTGGTCGTGCCGCGTACAATAGAGTCATCCACCATCACAACGGATTTTCCAGTCACAGCCGCCCGAACGGCATTCAGCTTCAAGCGTACGCCCATATCTCTCTTCTTCTGTTCCGGTTGAATGAACGTCCTGCCAATATAGCGGTTTTTCATCAGGCCTTCCATGAAAGGAATGCCCGACTCGTAACTATAGCCCAAAGCGGCTGTCGTTCCCGAATCAGGCACGGAAATGACGACGTCCGCTTTGACGCCATGCTCTCTGGCTAATTGGCGACCCATTTCAAAACGCGCCTGTTGCACGCTTTGGCCGTCAATCACACTGTCAGGGCGAGCAAAATAAATGTATTCAAAAATGCACAACGCTTGCCGCTTCGGTTTAGCAAATTGGAACGAATGCAGACCGTTTTCATCCACAACTACCATTTCCCCTGGTTTTACGTCACGGACAAACTCGGCTCCCACCGTATCCAGCGCACAAGACTCCGAAGCAATCACATAACCGTCATTCAAACGGCCCACGCAAAGAGGCCGAAATCCGTTCGGGTCGCGTACGCCTAAGAGCTTATCTTCAGTCATGAGCACTAAGCAGTAAGCACCGTCCACATCTTGGAGGCTTTCCATAACCTTTTCCTCCAAGTTGTCCTTGCGCGAACGGGCAATTAAATTGACAATCACTTCGCTGTCAATGGACGTTTGAAAAATACAGCCTTCCTCTTCCAACTTCTTGCGCAGCGAACCGGCATTAGTCAGATTACCGTTGTGAGCCATGGCAATGGTCCCGCCAGCGTATCGCACCATCAGCGGTTGTGTATTGGCTAAAAGGCTGGAGCCAGTTGTCGAATAGCGCACATGGCCAATGGAGATATATTGATTCTCCATATGAGGAAGCTGGTGGCGAAAGACTTCGCCCACCAGCCCCATGCCGCGATGGACATCCATCCAGGCACCGTCGGTAACGGCAATGCCAGCGCTTTCCTGTCCCCGATGCTGCAAAGCATACAAACCCCAATAGGTGCAATGCGTCACATCTTCCGTATGGGAGTAGATACCGAAGACACCGCATTCTTCATGCAGAGTATCGTTGTCCATCACATCGATCATTGCTTATTTCTCTCCTGTCAAACGATACAATACTTCTTTATAGGCTTCTTCCACATTGCCCAAGTCACGGCGAAAACGGTCCTTATCCATTTTTTCACCGGTCTTGCTATCCCAAAAGCGGCAGGTGTCTGGAGAAATTTCATCCCCCAAAATGACTTCCCCTTTATATAGGCCGAACTCCAATTTAAAGTCGATCAGTTCTAGATCTTTTTCTTTCAAATACGCCGAAAGAATTTCATTCGTTTTCAGAGCATACTCAGATACCTTTTGAATCTGCTCCGGCGTAGCCAGGTTCATAGCGGCGATATGATAGTCGTTGATCATAGGATCGCCCAGTTCGTCATCTTTATAGTAGAACTCCAGCACGGTTTTAGCCATTTTAGTTCCTTCCGCCAAGCCTAAGCGTTTAGCCAGGCTGCCAGCGGCAATATTGCGTACAACTACCTCTACAGGCAGAATGGTCAGTTTTTTTACAAGCATTTCTCGATCACTAAGGCGTTTGAGAAGATGATGGGGAATGCCAGCTTTGCCGAGCAATTCAAAAAAGAAGGTTGCAATCTTATTGTTCAGAACACCCTTGTCGGTAATGATGCCTTTTTTCTCACCATTGAAAGCAGTGGCGTCATCCTTATAATATACAAGCAATTCATCCGGGTTTTCCGTAGCAAACATTTGTTTCGCTTTACCTTCATAGAGAGGTTTCTTTTCCATGAGTATATCCTCCTTATACCTTTGCGGCTTCTTCATTCCAAATTTTTGTTACTTTGTCCGCCTTAGCGGCTACTTCTTCAGCCATCTTCTTCCGGTAATCCTTCAGCTTGGCGGCTAAATTTTCATTGCCTACAGCCAGTATTTGCACAGCGAAAATCGCGGCATTCTTGGCGCCGTCCACAGCCATCGTAGCTACAGGAATTCCTGAAGGCATCTGCACAATGCTCAAAAGAGCGTCAAATCCAGCCAAGGGCGTTGCCGCAATCGGCACACCAATTACCGGCAGCGTAGTAAAGCTGGCAATCACGCCAGGCAAATGGGCTGCTGCGCCGGCGGCGGCAATAATGACTTTCACGCCGCGCTCAGCAGCGCCGGCAGCAAACTCATGAACCACATCCGGCGTACGATGCGCCGAAGCCACAATGACTTCACATTCCACACCAAAAGACTTGAGTACTTTGGCCGCTCCTTCCAGCCTAGGCCAGTCGGAATCGCTTCCCATTATGATAGCAACCTTCATAAACAGCCTCCTTTTGCATTTCACCATTTCATCATCTCATTTATATTGGGTCAGTTCTATGTTTGCTGCGATTCTCCTGCACCTTTCCTTCCGGCACCGGACCTGTTGCGGAAGGAAAACCCGGAGAACAGGCGCGGAAGAGTTTCCTCTTCCGCGTCGTGGCTGCATCGCCTCACAGGATATTTTAAAAGTAGCTGCGTCCTATTCCGCAAGGAACATATAGCGCAGCACCACCAGCACCGCCAGAATATAAACAATCCAATGCACTTCTTTAGCACGTCCATTGATGAGCTTTAAGAGCGGATATAGCACCAAACCGGCGGAAATACCGTTGGCAATGCTATACGTGAAAGGCATCAGAATAATGGTCATAAAGGCAGGAAAAAACTCGGTAAAATCAGTGAAATCAATGTTGCGCACTGACTCCATCATCAAGGCACCGACAATAATCAAGGCCGGAGCCGTTGCCGCGCTGGGAATTAACCCCACCAACGGTGTGAAGAACATAGATAACAAGAACAGCGAGCCGCAGACCACAGCCGTTAGACCGGTACGACCGCCAACACCAACGCCAGCGGCGCTTTCTACAAAAGCGGTAATGGTGCTGGTTCCCAAAAGCGAACCGATGCTGACACCAGCGGCATCAGTAAGCATCGCTTTACCCATGCCGGGAAAGCGTCCCGTTTTGTCCATCAGGCCGGCTTTCGTAGCCATCCCCACCATGGTACCCATGGCGTCGAAGAGTTCCACAAAAGTAAACGTAAAAATAATGGTTAAGAGGCCCATATTCAAAGCGCCCATAATGTCCAAGGCGAAAAAAGCATTGCGGCTAAAATCCGGAATGGAAACCGGCGAAAAACCGGCGGGAATGTTAACAATGCCCGTGGCAATGCCTGCAAGCGAAGTCAGCAGAATGCCGATCAAAATAGCGCCCTTTACTTGACGCCCCATCAGAATTGCCGTAATAAAAAGACCGCACAACGCTAAAAACACATCTGGGCTGCCCAGCTTGCCCAGCTCAATAATAGTTTCAAAAGATAGCGGCGTGCCATTACCATGTGCCGCTACGATCTTTTCCATCGTCGGCGGAATGAGCGATAAGCGAATACTCATAATACCGGAAAGCTTCAAACCAACAACGGTGATAAACAAGCCAATCCCTACAGTAATAGCCTGTTTCAAGACCATGGGCATGCCTTCCACCAGCAACTGGCGAACTCTAGTAACCGTCAACAAGATAAAAATAAGGCCAGAAATAAAAACAGCGCCTAAAGCGGCCTGCCACGGTACACCCATACCGATGATAACAGTAAAAGCGTAGAATGCATTCAAGCCCATTCCCGGAGCCATGGCGATCGGATAGTTAACAAACAAGCCCATCATAATTGTAACCAGACCGGCTCCAATAGAAGTGGCCAGCAAGACGGCGTTTTTGTCCATCCCTGCGGCGCCCAGAATGCTGGGATTGACAAACAGGATATAGGCCATGGCCATAAACGTAGTAATCCCTGCGGTGATTTCGGTATTTACATTGGTGTTTCTTTCACGCAATGCAAATAGCTTTTCCAACATGTGCGTCTCTCCTCTGTCTGCTATTTTTTTGATACCTAGAGAAATCTCCTGATTTTCCGAATAAGCGCAGCTACCCGCTCAAACAAAAAACACCGCCAGAAAATTCGCGGGTTTTGCCTGAGCGAAAATTCCGTCCGGTGCGGCAGCTAGGGAGTCTTTCCCTGCACTATCTGGCATCTGCTGGAGATTCCGCTCGTAGTCAGACAATTTACGGTTGTCCGGTAGAGACATTTGGGCCGTATTCCCAAACATATACGAGCCGTATGCGGTTACGGTTTTATTTTAACAGCATCAGCAGAGTGAGTCAACGAAAACATGAACCTTGTTTCTTTATTTTTCTTTAACGTTCGGGTTTCTTGTTTTCTCTTTCCCCTTAAGACTTCTTCTACTTTGTACGATATAAGGGATGAAGGTCCCGCATCATACATGACCGATTTTAACATAAAGGAGGCCCCTCGTCATGATCGAACGCATTCAACGAATCAATCGTATCCGCCCTGTTGACTCTTACTCCTCGGGGCAGTCCGGTTTGAAACAAAAACGCAAAAAACAAGCTCCTTCCTTTGGTCGTTCCCTGCAAAAGGAAGTGGCTGCCGAAGCGGATAAAGAGAAAAGCACTCCCTTGCCGCCGTTACAAGCAACCATTTACTATACGGTGTAAAAACTCAGCATAAA
This genomic window from uncultured Anaeromusa sp. contains:
- the purH gene encoding bifunctional phosphoribosylaminoimidazolecarboxamide formyltransferase/IMP cyclohydrolase, whose product is MKIRRALISVSDKSGVVEFAKELCQMGVEIVSTGGTMKTLRAAGLPVTYVSDITGFPEIMDGRVKTLNPYVHGGILAIRDNEAHVAAMKEHGITGIDLVAVNLYPFRQTIAKEGVTLEEAIENIDIGGPAMIRAAAKNFAYVTVVVNPERYQTVVEELRQSGEVSDKTRMRLSQEAYSHTGEYDACIARYLAQRLDGEDVFPVTLHGVWEKAQDLRYGENPHQAAAFYKERGAKSGLAAAQQLHGKELSFNNLVDLEAAYAVAADFPQPAAAIIKHTNPCGTGMGETLADAYRKAHSADPVSAFGGIVGLNREVDAETAGELSSIFLEAVIAPSYTKEALDILSQKKNIRLLAAPLPKQGRKEWDIKKVSGGLLLQETDTQELVESELKVVSKRQPTEAEWKQLRFAWTVVKHVKSNAIVVAADDKTLGVGAGQMNRVGSAAIALEQAGEAAKGAVLSSDAFFPFRDTIDTAAKSGITAIIQPGGSVRDEESIQAADEHGIAMVFTGMRHFKH
- the purM gene encoding phosphoribosylformylglycinamidine cyclo-ligase, which produces MSEMKKNAPSLTYRDAGVDIDAGNEAVQRMKAHVRSTYRPEVLGDIGGFGGLFALNTGKYRQPVLVSGTDGVGTKLRLAFLMDKHDTIGQDAVAMCVNDILVQGAEPLFFLDYLAVAKVSPTQVADIVGGIARACKESGCALIGGETAEMAGFYGEGEYDIGGFAVGVVEKEEIITGETIQAGDVLLGLPSSGVHSNGYSLVRKICLDVQKLDLNTVVPELGRPLGEELLEPTRLYPKACLPLFGRFDLRGLVHITGGGFYDNIPRVLPEGTAVEVDIDAWPRPAIFSLLQEWGNVAWPEMYRTFNMGIGMLLVVPQDQAQAVIDDLAQRGEACYRIGSVVAGNGEVTLKGGEFDHDR
- a CDS encoding NCS2 family permease, with the protein product MLEKLFALRERNTNVNTEITAGITTFMAMAYILFVNPSILGAAGMDKNAVLLATSIGAGLVTIMMGLFVNYPIAMAPGMGLNAFYAFTVIIGMGVPWQAALGAVFISGLIFILLTVTRVRQLLVEGMPMVLKQAITVGIGLFITVVGLKLSGIMSIRLSLIPPTMEKIVAAHGNGTPLSFETIIELGKLGSPDVFLALCGLFITAILMGRQVKGAILIGILLTSLAGIATGIVNIPAGFSPVSIPDFSRNAFFALDIMGALNMGLLTIIFTFTFVELFDAMGTMVGMATKAGLMDKTGRFPGMGKAMLTDAAGVSIGSLLGTSTITAFVESAAGVGVGGRTGLTAVVCGSLFLLSMFFTPLVGLIPSAATAPALIIVGALMMESVRNIDFTDFTEFFPAFMTIILMPFTYSIANGISAGLVLYPLLKLINGRAKEVHWIVYILAVLVVLRYMFLAE
- the purF gene encoding amidophosphoribosyltransferase yields the protein MIDVMDNDTLHEECGVFGIYSHTEDVTHCTYWGLYALQHRGQESAGIAVTDGAWMDVHRGMGLVGEVFRHQLPHMENQYISIGHVRYSTTGSSLLANTQPLMVRYAGGTIAMAHNGNLTNAGSLRKKLEEEGCIFQTSIDSEVIVNLIARSRKDNLEEKVMESLQDVDGAYCLVLMTEDKLLGVRDPNGFRPLCVGRLNDGYVIASESCALDTVGAEFVRDVKPGEMVVVDENGLHSFQFAKPKRQALCIFEYIYFARPDSVIDGQSVQQARFEMGRQLAREHGVKADVVISVPDSGTTAALGYSYESGIPFMEGLMKNRYIGRTFIQPEQKKRDMGVRLKLNAVRAAVTGKSVVMVDDSIVRGTTSGKIVHMLKEAGAKEVHMCVSSPPISCPCYYGIDTSARKELIAASKSVEEIREFIGADSLHYLTIEGLQGCVANVDASQMCYACFNNDYPTEIECEAEIATQKFIFEQKRR
- the purC gene encoding phosphoribosylaminoimidazolesuccinocarboxamide synthase, producing MEKKPLYEGKAKQMFATENPDELLVYYKDDATAFNGEKKGIITDKGVLNNKIATFFFELLGKAGIPHHLLKRLSDREMLVKKLTILPVEVVVRNIAAGSLAKRLGLAEGTKMAKTVLEFYYKDDELGDPMINDYHIAAMNLATPEQIQKVSEYALKTNEILSAYLKEKDLELIDFKLEFGLYKGEVILGDEISPDTCRFWDSKTGEKMDKDRFRRDLGNVEEAYKEVLYRLTGEK
- the purN gene encoding phosphoribosylglycinamide formyltransferase yields the protein MTAKKALGVLVSGRGSNLQAILDAIHAGRLPLAKVGVVISDNPEAKALLRVRGMGIPAVVLERKAFADRTAYETALADELERHQVDLVVLAGFMRILSSCFIQRFPGAIVNIHPSLLPAFPGLDAQGQALRYGVKVAGCTVHFVDEGMDSGPIILQEAVPVELGDTTQTLADRILHVEHRLYPRAIALFCEQRLEIEGRQVHIRSEK
- the purE gene encoding 5-(carboxyamino)imidazole ribonucleotide mutase, with amino-acid sequence MKVAIIMGSDSDWPRLEGAAKVLKSFGVECEVIVASAHRTPDVVHEFAAGAAERGVKVIIAAAGAAAHLPGVIASFTTLPVIGVPIAATPLAGFDALLSIVQMPSGIPVATMAVDGAKNAAIFAVQILAVGNENLAAKLKDYRKKMAEEVAAKADKVTKIWNEEAAKV
- the purD gene encoding phosphoribosylamine--glycine ligase, with the protein product MRILVIGGGGREHALVWKLAQSKRVSAIFCAPGNPGMAPAAQCVKLDVENQEALAAFAMDNAIDLTVVGPEGPLVAGLVDFFAAKGLRAFGPSQAAARLEGSKQFAKEIMAKYGIPTADFAVFTEAEAAKEYVRKNGAPIVVKADGLAAGKGVVVAMSEAEAIAAIDDMLCQGRFGSAGNRVVLEEFMQGEEASLLAFADGKTVVPMVAAQDHKRIFDGDQGPNTGGMGAYAPAPVATESILKQTLETVLQPMVKAMAAEGCPYKGVLYAGLMITEKGPRVVEFNARFGDPETQVVLPLLESDLVEIMLACMDGTLDTTEVKWKKSSTVCVVMAAGGYPESYQKGDVIRGLAEAAATGTVVFHAGTGSSADGEIVTAGGRVLGVTASGDDIAGAVAAAYKGVSCISFSGMQYRKDIAYRALARR